Genomic window (Spirosoma sp. KCTC 42546):
TTACCCAGGAGATTTTTATCCGGCTTACGAGTAAGCTGACGGGTTTCAAGGGCGAGTCCGGTTTTACAGCCTGGCTACAGGTCGTAACCACGAATTACTGTATTGATCAGGTGCGCAAACGGCAACAATATCAATTGAAATACCAGCAGTACCTCAATGAAAACTATCTATCAAACCAGAATTTCGACGATTCTGACGAAAAACCGTTCCGTATTCTAGAGCAAACCATGCAGGAATTGAGCGATTATCAGCGCGATCTGCTTCGAATGAAATATCAGGAAGGGGTAGAAATCAAGACCATAGCCCGGCAACAAAAAGCAACGCTCAGCGCGGTGAAGATGCGTATCAAGCGGGCCCGGGAGCAGGCGAAGTCCCGATATATCAACCTCTACGCGGAGGCCGAATAAACGCTTCAGTTCATATTCCACCTACCCATCGGACAGCTCAACCGGTACAGATTTGCCGAATCCTTCCCGTAAAGCCACTCGGGCTGCGTGGTAGCCGCACATGCCATGAACACCCCCGCCGGGTGGGGTGGCCGAGGAACAAATAAAAACGCCGGGCACCGATGTCTGGTAAGGTGTTAGCCCAATGGTTGGCCGGGTGTACAACTGGCCAATGTCGATGATACCGCCATTGATGTCGCCACCAACATAATTGGGATTCCAGGCTTCTACCTGCGCCGTGTTCATGGTGTGACGGGCCAGAATCCGGTCGCGGAAGCCGGGGGCAAACCGCTCAACCTGTTTCTCAATCGCGTCGGTACGATCTAGTGTTGAGCCGTTTGGCACGTGGCAATAGGCCCAGGCCGTGTGCTTTCCCGCTGGAGCGCGGGTAGGATCAAATAAGCTTTGTTGGGCCAGTAAGATGTAGGGGCGGTCGGGGTGCTGACCGTCGTAGGTTCGTTGTTCCGCTTCAACGATCTCTTCGAGCGTGCCACCGAGGTGAATGGTTCCGGCTCGCTGGCAGTCAGGATTTGTGAAGGGAATTGGGCCATCCAGTGCCCAGTCAATCTTGAAAATGCCCGGTCCGTAGCGGTAGTGCTCCAGTTGTTTCCGATACATCTGATTCGCCAGCCCGCTCGAAAACCGGTCGCCAACAATCGTTAGTAATTGCTTCGGGGTCAGGTCGAACAGTACGACGCGTGATTTGGGCA
Coding sequences:
- a CDS encoding RNA polymerase sigma factor — its product is MNRLSDQVLISLYVTTKNDLCFAQLYTRHRYRVYQRCLFFCDDPDEANDFTQEIFIRLTSKLTGFKGESGFTAWLQVVTTNYCIDQVRKRQQYQLKYQQYLNENYLSNQNFDDSDEKPFRILEQTMQELSDYQRDLLRMKYQEGVEIKTIARQQKATLSAVKMRIKRAREQAKSRYINLYAEAE